Proteins from a genomic interval of Xylocopa sonorina isolate GNS202 chromosome 6, iyXylSono1_principal, whole genome shotgun sequence:
- the LOC143424602 gene encoding kinesin-like protein KIF13A isoform X7, which translates to MATDKIKVAVRVRPFNRRELELGTQCVVEMSGQQTILQHPTTMDKIERNKPKSFAFDHCFYSLDPGAENFASQDVVFDALGRDILDNAFQGYNACIFAYGQTGSGKSYTMMGSGENKGIIPRLCDNLFDMIAKQQSSELTYKVEVSYMEIYNEKVHDLLDPKPNKQSLKVREHNVLGPYVDGLSQLAVTSFQDIDNLMAEGNKSRTVAATNMNSESSRSHAVFSVILTQTLTDSKSGVSGEKVSRMSLVDLAGSERAVKTGAVGDRLKEGSNINKSLTTLGLVISKLADQNSGSNKNKDKFVPYRDSVLTWLLKDNLGGNSKTVMVATISPAADNYEETLSTLRYADRAKRIVNHAVVNEDPNARIIRELRQEVEALKEMLLHATGQGSIVGQQRTDITEKLSESERLMKEMSQTWEEKLVKTERLQHERQQALEKMGISVQASGIQVEKNKYYLVNLNDDPSLNELLVYYLKERTLVGGRSAKTDQDIQLHGLGILPEHCVITIEETGLYMTPLNGARCFVNGTQVVEKTPLLHGDRIVWGNHHFFRVNCPRSATAINSEPQTPAQNIDYTFAREELMLNELSNDPIQRAIARLEKQHEEDKQVALEKQRQEYERQFQQLRNILSPSTPYSPYVPYDPFRGSQSGKLPACTPTTQMRVEKWAQERDEMFKRSLGQLKADILKANALVQEANFLAEEMDKQTKFSVTLQIPPNNLSPNRKRGAFVSEPAILVKRTNMGSQVWSMEKLENKLVDMRDMYEDRKDPNNCQRLPAIKDEVPGKTQDPFYESQENHNLIGVANIFLEVLFHDVRLDYHTPIISQQGEVAGRLQVEISRISGHFPQDRICEAASESSADSTSSEPEDYSGTSHITCRVTIKQATGLPLSLSHFVFCQYMFCGHPDPIVIPAVDNSEQLTSSCQTGQRDSLVFKFNYTKDFTVPITEEFIEHCAEGALSIEVWGHRSAGFSRSKPGWEVEQLLAKARSLADRWSELTRKIELWVEIQELNEQGEYSPVDVLVKQDTWTGGIYQLRQGQQRRIQVRVKPVQNSGTLPIICQSILNIAVGSVSVRNRLQIPLDSYQDEDLSILREKWSEALMRRRQYLDQQIQKLINKQDKTEQDIEREQSLVDQWVNLTEERNAVLVPGPGSGIPGAPADWNPPAGMEPHIPVLFLDLNADDLSTHQSGEEVSVTGLNSILPKEHGNKFYNLPIIRRVEKDVCAIAAWDSSIHDNIHLNKVTDANERVFLILKTTVRLSHPAPMDLVLRKRLALNIYKRQSITDRIFKRIVRTDCLTQTGVTYEVVSNIPKASEELEDRESLAQIAASGEDNNLCDGETYIEKYTRGVSAVESILTLDRLRQSVAVKELLQAQGQPLMRKTASVPNFSQIMRSDTSMDALNVTRSESVTDLNTELNGLLHPRRASTGHTRNDENFVPAPAKPFGIARPTFLNLNLNLNSLTRLQQSTSAKSSPNMVGGKLGLRMTTLHEETSNAGNQLTTPVHDEDEEKSDADYSEYDSYQAPAKPVKPLTSSRTLDSLVELQSTKINTPSMSSSGYGSEAVSTTNLTSEDSISVKSISVDETPDMEYRNLLDSKKPERMDSSLVEETPEEYMGDVTNALDKFNAMLNTCNEERTRKNLEDTGAYMDADIDSPVSSTKSDSDANTNSSHAVSNQKKDAPSQVSSNRRKSDMEISQASNSGEDSPLEGTSVVHTKLPPGKVVRRRKASASTGRPTSSQHRASFPMVRPQVSESKAAARLEQSMQPNMPYENGNNSSSERIDDDVSDKSSAFGSRHDLSRVETPLPDWVVVGESVLVRPYSYSGVIAYVGPTEFASGTWIGIELDAPTGKNDGAVNGHRYFTCRAKCGIFVKVDKLIQDKRGRALRNYTMPQPAPMRRSVSRGEGLHSLHRSRSRGEGLSTTGTRSSPRGK; encoded by the exons GAACAAACCGAAATCGTTCGCGTTCGATCACTGTTTCTATTCCCTGGACCCGGGGGCGGAAAATTTCGCGAGCCAAGACGTGGTGTTCGACGCCTTGGGTCGCGACATTTTGGACAATGCGTTCCAGGGGTACAACGCCTGCATTTTCGCCTACGGCCAAACCG GGTCCGGGAAGTCGTACACGATGATGGGAAGCGGCGAGAACAAAGGCATCATACCGCGGCTCTGCGACAACCTATTCGACATGATCGCGAAGCAGCAGAGCTCGGAGCTCACGTACAAGGTGGAAGTCTCGTACATGGAGATCTACAACGAGAAGGTGCACGACCTGCTGGATCCGAAGCCGAACAAGCAGTCGTTGAAAGTCAGGGAGCACAATGTCCTGGGCCCGTACGTGGACGGACTTAGTCAGCTCGCGGTCACATCCTTCCAG GACATCGACAATCTGATGGCGGAGGGCAACAAGTCGAGGACGGTGGCAGCGACGAACATGAACTCGGAGAGCTCGCGCTCGCACGCGGTCTTCTCCGTGATTCTGACGCAGACGTTGACGGACTCGAAGAGCGGGGTCAGCGGCGAGAAGGTCTCGAGGATGAGCCTGGTCGACTTGGCGGGGAGCGAAAGGGCTGTGAAAACTGGGGCGGTGGGCGATAGGCTTAAAGAAGGAAGCAATATAAACAA ATCCCTAACGACGTTGGGTCTAGTCATTTCGAAGCTGGCGGATCAGAACTCCGGAAGTAATAAGAATAAGGACAAGTTCGTGCCGTACAGGGACTCCGTTCTGACGTGGCTGCTCAAG GACAACCTCGGTGGAAACAGTAAGACAGTAATGGTGGCGACTATATCACCAGCCGCGGATAATTACGAGGAGACGCTTTCCACGCTGCGATACGCGGACAGAGCCAAGAGAATCGTTAATCACGCGGTGGTTAATGAGGACCCGAACGCGAGGATCATCCGTGAACTGAGGCAAGAGGTGGAGGCGCTTAAGGAGATGCTGTTACACGCGACC GGACAGGGATCGATAGTCGGGCAGCAACGCACAGACATTACCGAGAAGCTGTCGGAGTCGGAACGATTgatgaaggaaatgtcgcagacGTGGGAGGAGAAGCTGGTGAAAACGGAGAGGCTGCAGCACGAGAGGCAGCAGGCGTTGGAGAAAATGGGAATCAGCGTCCAAGCCTCTGGTATCCAAGTGGAAAAGAACAAGTATTACCTCGTTAATCTTAACGACGATCCGAGCTTGAACGAGCTGCTAGTTTATTATCTAAAA GAGAGGACGCTGGTGGGAGGACGTTCGGCTAAAACGGACCAAGACATCCAGCTGCACGGGCTGGGGATCCTACCTGAACACTGTGTCATCACGATAGAGGAGACTGGCCTCTACATGACGCCATTGAACGGTGCTAGGTGTTTCGTGAACGGCACTCAGGTGGTGGAGAAGACGCCTCTGTTGCACGGGGACAGGATCGTCTGGGGAAATCATCATTTCTTCCGAGTGAATTGCCCCAGAAGCGCAACAG CCATCAACAGCGAGCCCCAGACACCCGCTCAGAATATCGATTACACCTTCGCCAGGGAGGAGCTGATGCTTAACGAGCTGTCGAACGATCCTATTCAGAGAGCCATCGCTAGACTCGAGAAGCAACACGAGGAGGATAAACAG GTCGCGTTGGAGAAGCAGAGGCAAGAGTACGAGCGACAGTTCCAGCAGCTGCGCAACATCCTGTCCCCGTCGACGCCTTACTCGCCCTACGTGCCGTACGACCCGTTCAGGGGCAGCCAGAGCGGCAAACTGCCCGCGTGCACGCCGACCACGCAGATGCGAGTGGAGAAGTGGGCCCAGGAGAGGGACGAGATGTTCAAGAGGAGTCTGGGACAGCTGAAGGCGGACATACTCAAGGCGAACGCGCTGGTGCAGGAGGCGAACTTCCTCGCGGAGGAGATGGACAAGCAGACCAAGTTCAGCGTCACTCTGCAAATACCTCCGAACAATTTGAGTCCAAACAGGAAG CGGGGCGCGTTCGTCAGCGAGCCCGCGATTCTAGTGAAGAGGACGAACATGGGCAGCCAGGTCTGGTCCATGGAGAAGTTGGAGAACAAACTGGTCGACATGCGGGATATGTACGAGGACAGGAAGGATCCCAACAATTGTCAACGACTACCTGCCATTAAG GACGAAGTGCCCGGAAAGACACAGGATCCGTTCTACGAGTCCCAGGAGAACCACAATCTAATCGGAGTAGCGAATATTTTCTTAGAGGTTCTCTTTCACGACGTACGGTTAGACTATCACACGCCAATAATCAGCCAACAGGGAGAAGTCGCTGGACGACTGCAGGTCGAGATTAGCCGTATATCCGGCCACTTCCCGCAGGATCGCATCTGCGAGGCTGCCTCAGAGTCGTCCGCGGACTCGACCTCCTCGGAGCCCGAGGACTACTCTGGCACGAGTCACATCACCTGTCGCGTCACCATCAAACAGGCAACCGGTTTGCCGTTGTCCCTCAGCCATTTTGTATTCTGCCAGTACATGTTCTGCGGCCACCCGGACCCGATCGTGATCCCAGCCGTGGACAACTCGGAGCAGCTCACCTCGAGCTGCCAGACGGGCCAGAGGGACTCGTTGGTGTTCAAGTTCAACTACACGAAGGACTTCACTGTGCCCATCACCGAGGAGTTTATCGAGCACTGCGCTG AGGGGGCCTTGAGCATAGAGGTCTGGGGACACAGAAGCGCTGGATTCTCGCGGAGCAAACCAGGATGGGAGGTCGAGCAACTGCTTGCCAAAGCTAGATCTCTGGCCGACCGCTGGTCCGAGTTGACGCGGAAAATCGAACTCTGGGTGGAGATCCAAGAGCTGAACGAGCAAGGGGAATACTCGCCAGTCGACGTGCTTGTGAAGCAGGACACGTGGACAG GTGGGATCTATCAGTTGCGACAAGGGCAGCAACGACGAATACAAGTCCGCGTGAAACCAGTACAAAATTCGGGGACGTTGCCCATCATCTGCCAGTCGATATTGAATATCGCGGTTGGCAGCGTGTCAGTGAGAAATCGTCTTCAGATTCCGTTGGACAGTTATCAGGACGAAGATTTGAGCATACTGAGGGAGAAATGGAGCGAGGCTTTGATGAGACGGAGGCAATACTTAGACCAACAGATACAGAAACTTATTAACAAACAAG ATAAAACCGAGCAAGACATAGAGCGAGAACAGAGTCTGGTCGATCAGTGGGTTAATCTAACGGAAGAAAGAAACGCAGTGCTAGTTCCTGGGCCAGGATCGGGGATCCCAGGAGCACCAGCTGACTGGAATCCTCCAGCAGGCATGGAACCACATATCCCTGTTCTGTTTCTCGATCTCAATG CCGACGACCTCTCGACCCATCAATCAGGCGAAGAAGTATCCGTAACCGGATTGAACTCCATCCTACCCAAAGAACACGGCAACAAGTTCTACAATCTGCCCATCATTCGTCGTGTAGAGAAGGACGTGTGCGCGATCGCTGCTTGGGACTCGAGTATACACGACAACATACATCTGAACAAAGTTACAGATG CGAACGAACGAGTTTTCCTAATCCTGAAAACGACCGTGCGCCTCTCGCATCCGGCGCCCATGGACCTCGTGCTGCGCAAACGACTGGCGTTGAACATCTACAAACGACAGAGCATCACGGACAGGATCTTCAAGAGGATCGTGCGCACCGATTGTCTGACTCAGACAGGCGTCACCTACGAGGTCGTTTCGAATATACCAAAGGCGAGCGAGGAGCTGGAGGACCGCGAGAGTTTGGCTCAGATAGCCGCCAGCGGCGAGGACAACAACCTCTGCGACGGCGAGACGTACATCG AAAAATATACGCGCGGTGTATCTGCGGTGGAGAGTATCTTAACTTTAGACCGGTTACGGCAAAGTGTCGCGGTAAAAGAGTTACTGCAAGCACAAGGTCAGCCACTTATGCGCAAGACAGCAAGCGTGCCCAACTTCTCGCAG ATCATGAGATCAGACACGTCGATGGACGCTCTGAACGTGACGCGTTCTGAAAGCGTGACCGATCTGAACACGGAGTTGAACGGGCTGCTGCACCCGCGACGCGCGTCCACGGGTCACACCAGGAACGACGAGAACTTCGTTCCAGCGCCAGCGAAACCATTTGGAATCG CGAGACCAACTTTCCTGAATCTCAACCTGAATCTCAACTCATTGACACGTCTGCAACAATCCACCTCTGCCAAGT CGTCCCCGAATATGGTCGGCGGTAAATTGGGTCTACGAATGACCACTCTGCACGAGGAGACGTCCAACGCTGGCAACCAATTGACCACGCCTGTacacgacgaggacgaggagaagAGCGACGCTGATTACTCGGAATACGACTCGTATCAG GCGCCGGCGAAACCAGTAAAACCGCTAACTTCTTCACGCACACTGGATTCGCTCGTGGAACTTCAATCGACGAAGATCAACACGCCAAGCATGAGCAGCAGCGGCTACGGTTCCGAGGCGGTATCCACGACGAACCTCACGTCCGAGGACTCGATCTCGGTTAAATCGATCAGCGTCGACGAGACCCCGGACATGGAGTACAGAAATCTGCTGGACAGCAAGAAACCAGAACGGATGGACAGCTCGTTGGTCGAGGAGACGCCTGAGGAGTACATGGGCGACGTCACTAACGCGTTGGACAAGTTCAACGCGATGCTGAACACTTGCAACGAAG AGCGTACAAGGAAGAACCTGGAGGATACAGGCGCGTACATGGACGCGGACATCGACAGTCCAGTTTCATCGACGAAGAGCGACAGCGACGCGAATACCAATTCGAGCCACGCTGTTTCCAATCAGAAGAAGGACGCACCGAGCCAAGTATCGAGTAATCGACGGAAAAGTGACATGGAGATCAGCCAGGCGTCGAATTCTGGAGAAGACAGCCCCTTGGAGGGCACCTCGGTTGTCCACACGAAGCTACcaccgggcaag GTCGTGCGACGAAGGAAAGCTTCCGCCAGCACAGGAAGGCCTACCAGTTCCCAGCACAGGGCTTCGTTCCCCATGGTCCGTCCACAAGTTTCAGAGAGCAAAGCCGCGGCACGACTGGAACAATCGATGCAACCGAACATGCCCTACGAAAATGGTAACAACAGCTCGTCCGAACGAATCGACG ACGACGTGAGCGACAAAAGTTCAGCTTTCGGCTCGCGACACGACTTAAGCAGAGTCGAGACTCCGCTCCCAGACTGGGTTGTAGTCGGCGAATCGGTACTGGTTCGTCCTTACAGCTACTCGGGTGTGATAGCGTACGTTGGACCGACGGAATTCGCGTCTGGGACGTGGATAGGAATTGAACTCGACGCTCCGACTG GTAAAAACGACGGTGCTGTAAATGGCCACAGGTACTTCACGTGTCGAGCGAAATGCGGGATATTCGTGAAAGTGGACAAACTGATTCAAGACAAGCGAGGCAGAGCACTTAGAAACTACACCATGCCCCAGCCTGCACCGATGCGCAGAAGCGTTAGCAGAG GCGAGGGTTTACATTCCCTGCACCGAAGTCGGAGCCGAGGTGAGGGCCTCTCAACAACGGGCACGCGATCTTCACCACGGGGCAAGTAA